In Rariglobus hedericola, the following proteins share a genomic window:
- a CDS encoding DUF481 domain-containing protein has product MAAVFFVRRKNLKQCAVGRVKVRVPVVFKKLTRVASMMLAIGVSARAQGDAEVLPVPDVLVYRDGDRVQGRLIRREDEFLIFKSVRFGELRVSTADARIENAGTTVVVAATPAPAKDAVAPVPPLASSSPDELTNLFRNFFGPWHGRFALSSQVISDTSDRADFMTEARLKRKWTKDEVSGSIRYDYSKTNDIVTTDIIKGNGLWRRTLPKRLFTVYRPAYEWNRAYKDDGVNRDYILLQQEVGLGVRAVDTENWKVRVGVAENFFDAWDTSAGGHTSAQVESLFAEADLKLPWRIIVTERAVYYYAIKTGNDGFENQFEITKKLTDTLSLGLRHEVRYNDPDVRSQDYSLLRFLIGFDF; this is encoded by the coding sequence ATGGCGGCAGTGTTTTTTGTCCGCAGAAAAAATCTGAAACAATGCGCGGTCGGTCGCGTCAAAGTCCGCGTGCCGGTTGTTTTTAAAAAGCTGACGAGGGTCGCGAGCATGATGCTGGCGATTGGTGTTTCCGCGCGTGCGCAAGGCGACGCGGAGGTGCTGCCGGTGCCCGATGTGCTGGTCTATCGCGATGGGGATCGCGTGCAGGGACGACTGATCCGTCGCGAAGATGAGTTTCTGATTTTTAAGTCAGTTCGTTTTGGCGAATTACGCGTGTCGACCGCGGATGCCCGGATCGAGAATGCGGGGACGACTGTGGTCGTAGCGGCGACGCCTGCGCCGGCCAAGGACGCGGTTGCGCCGGTGCCGCCGCTGGCGAGCAGTTCGCCGGATGAACTCACGAATTTATTCCGCAATTTTTTTGGTCCGTGGCACGGCCGGTTCGCGCTGTCGTCGCAGGTGATCAGCGATACCAGCGACCGCGCGGACTTCATGACCGAAGCCCGGCTTAAACGTAAATGGACGAAGGACGAAGTCTCCGGCTCGATCCGCTACGATTACAGCAAGACCAATGACATCGTAACGACGGATATCATCAAGGGTAACGGGCTGTGGCGCCGCACGCTGCCCAAGCGTTTGTTCACCGTGTATCGTCCGGCCTATGAATGGAATCGCGCCTACAAGGACGACGGGGTAAATCGTGATTATATCCTGCTACAGCAGGAAGTCGGTCTGGGCGTGAGAGCGGTGGATACGGAGAACTGGAAGGTGCGCGTGGGTGTGGCGGAAAATTTTTTCGACGCGTGGGATACCTCGGCGGGCGGCCATACCAGTGCGCAGGTTGAATCGTTGTTTGCGGAGGCGGATCTCAAGTTGCCCTGGCGGATCATCGTCACGGAGCGCGCGGTTTATTACTACGCGATCAAAACCGGAAATGATGGTTTCGAGAACCAATTTGAGATTACCAAAAAACTTACCGACACGCTCAGTCTCGGTCTGCGCCACGAGGTGCGTTACAACGATCCTGATGTGCGTTCGCAGGATTACTCACTGCTGCGGTTTTTGATCGGCTTCGACTTCTAA
- a CDS encoding GNAT family N-acetyltransferase, which produces MSAHSPVNVVHDEANTRFAAEIDGHLAHADYTLDGTRMIFTHTFVPPELRGRGVAEQLVRPALAYARAHHFRVVPACSYVATFIQRHTEFADLLA; this is translated from the coding sequence ATGTCCGCGCATTCGCCAGTCAACGTGGTCCACGACGAAGCGAATACGCGCTTCGCCGCCGAGATCGACGGACACCTCGCCCACGCCGACTACACGCTCGACGGCACGCGCATGATCTTCACGCACACCTTCGTCCCGCCCGAGTTGCGCGGACGCGGAGTTGCCGAACAACTTGTGCGCCCTGCCCTCGCCTACGCTCGCGCGCATCACTTCCGCGTCGTCCCCGCCTGCTCCTACGTCGCCACGTTTATCCAGCGCCACACTGAGTTTGCCGACTTATTGGCCTGA
- a CDS encoding WD40 repeat domain-containing protein — MQLTKHWAAQLEDYVIDLGWSADGSRLAAAASSGPLSLFATADGARTDLPGHDDGANCLAWHPSQLLLASGGQDAKVKFWDASTAQHTGSAEVGGSWIEHLAWRPASSGPSSVLAAAAGRHLAFLNADGSTKHTFKPAPKTISAIAWQPAGGCLASAYFGGVCLWDADDFFAQKEFAYANGIHALVWSPDNRWLVSGNQDPSVHLWLPDTTDEFHMSGYESKVKELSFDRDSHWLATGGGQDACLWDCTGGGPEGREPIMLPHEARVCAVAFQHKHGILATASQDGVVQLWSPERPKPLRATVKMPVPATKLAWSPDDQFLAVGSEKGVVYVLKCEA; from the coding sequence ATGCAACTCACCAAGCACTGGGCCGCACAGCTCGAAGACTACGTGATCGACCTCGGCTGGTCGGCCGATGGCTCCCGCCTCGCCGCCGCCGCATCCTCCGGCCCGCTTTCTCTTTTCGCGACCGCCGACGGCGCGCGCACCGATCTCCCCGGCCATGACGACGGCGCCAACTGCCTCGCCTGGCATCCATCGCAACTCCTCCTCGCCTCCGGCGGACAGGACGCGAAGGTCAAATTCTGGGACGCCTCCACCGCCCAGCACACCGGCTCCGCCGAGGTCGGCGGCTCTTGGATCGAACACCTCGCCTGGCGCCCCGCCTCGTCTGGTCCGTCCTCAGTTCTCGCCGCTGCCGCCGGACGTCACCTCGCGTTTCTCAACGCCGATGGTTCGACGAAGCACACCTTCAAGCCCGCCCCCAAAACCATCAGCGCGATCGCCTGGCAACCCGCCGGCGGTTGTCTCGCCTCCGCCTATTTCGGCGGCGTTTGCCTCTGGGATGCGGATGATTTTTTCGCCCAAAAAGAATTTGCCTACGCCAACGGTATTCACGCGCTCGTGTGGTCGCCCGACAACCGCTGGCTCGTCTCCGGCAACCAGGACCCGAGCGTCCACCTCTGGCTCCCCGACACCACCGACGAGTTCCATATGAGCGGCTACGAATCCAAAGTGAAGGAGCTCTCCTTCGACCGAGATTCCCACTGGCTCGCCACCGGTGGCGGACAAGACGCCTGTCTCTGGGACTGCACCGGCGGCGGCCCCGAGGGTCGCGAACCCATCATGCTCCCGCACGAAGCCCGCGTCTGCGCCGTCGCCTTTCAGCACAAGCACGGCATCCTCGCCACCGCGTCGCAAGATGGCGTCGTGCAGCTCTGGAGCCCCGAGCGTCCCAAGCCCCTTCGCGCCACCGTGAAGATGCCCGTCCCCGCGACGAAACTGGCTTGGTCGCCCGATGATCAATTCCTCGCCGTCGGCAGCGAAAAGGGCGTCGTCTACGTCCTTAAGTGCGAGGCCTGA
- a CDS encoding GTP-binding protein, whose protein sequence is MGVNTQPPVTVLCGFLGAGKTTLLNHLLRQAEGRRWAAVVNDVAAINIDAAVVRAGAETAATRDVVELGNGCVCCSSKDELAETVAELAASGNYEHILVETTGVAEPRGIANLFTRKNPFGRTLGEFATLSALVSVIDAAMFLREWARYQTRAVARETLAGGTRPVFELMLEQVECADVILLNKCDLVSEQQAVQVETILRGLNARAELLRTEQGQVASEFLLGRVRFDALETPGAARWVRALNAVAPATGGLVMRPVAPKQPAHETKYGITSFVYQARRPLVRAKFYQLIESGLPGMLRAKGFFWTREQPDEMAFLSVAGGAVRYDTLNYWWAAMIENGKARLEDRPEAIRALWAEPHGDRRQELVFIGVNLDEIKMRAALDACLDGA, encoded by the coding sequence ATGGGAGTGAACACCCAACCGCCGGTCACGGTGTTGTGCGGGTTTCTTGGCGCGGGGAAAACCACGCTGCTCAACCACCTGTTGCGACAGGCCGAAGGCCGGCGTTGGGCCGCGGTGGTGAACGACGTGGCCGCGATCAATATCGATGCGGCGGTGGTGCGCGCGGGCGCGGAGACCGCCGCGACCCGTGACGTGGTCGAGCTCGGCAACGGCTGCGTGTGTTGCTCGTCAAAAGATGAACTGGCCGAGACCGTGGCGGAGCTCGCCGCATCGGGGAACTACGAGCACATTCTCGTGGAAACGACCGGCGTGGCTGAGCCGCGCGGGATCGCTAATCTGTTCACGCGCAAGAATCCGTTTGGCCGGACGCTGGGCGAATTCGCCACGCTCTCCGCGTTGGTGAGCGTGATCGACGCGGCGATGTTTCTTCGTGAGTGGGCGCGCTACCAAACGCGTGCGGTGGCGCGTGAGACGTTGGCCGGCGGCACGCGTCCGGTATTCGAGTTGATGCTGGAACAGGTGGAATGCGCCGACGTGATCCTGCTGAATAAATGCGATCTCGTGAGCGAGCAACAGGCCGTGCAAGTGGAGACGATTCTTCGCGGGTTGAATGCCCGCGCGGAACTGCTGCGGACGGAACAAGGGCAGGTCGCGAGTGAATTTTTGCTGGGTCGTGTGCGCTTTGACGCACTGGAAACTCCAGGTGCGGCGCGCTGGGTGCGGGCATTAAATGCGGTGGCGCCGGCGACGGGCGGTCTGGTCATGCGCCCGGTTGCGCCGAAGCAGCCCGCGCATGAAACGAAATACGGAATCACCTCGTTCGTGTATCAGGCGCGCCGACCCTTGGTGCGCGCGAAGTTTTATCAACTGATCGAGAGCGGGCTGCCGGGGATGTTGCGAGCGAAGGGATTTTTTTGGACCCGTGAGCAGCCGGACGAGATGGCGTTCCTCTCGGTGGCGGGCGGCGCGGTGCGCTACGACACGCTTAATTATTGGTGGGCAGCGATGATCGAAAACGGCAAGGCGCGGCTCGAAGACCGGCCCGAGGCGATTCGCGCTTTGTGGGCCGAACCGCACGGCGACCGGCGGCAGGAACTGGTGTTTATCGGTGTGAATCTGGATGAAATCAAAATGCGCGCGGCGCTTGACGCATGCCTCGATGGGGCGTGA
- a CDS encoding tetratricopeptide repeat protein, with protein MDDSQPLSIEQVQAEARAMIHASSAAWMSQDAAQITAALQACEQVLKAMPPEKTVPESGAPDPTDVLATERALAWLWRGRFLVAADNPDLVVKGLQSLDQAIARLVLAGNAEESLSIAWMNRGSGLFRLGSHEALAEAVRCYEKAIELLERAPDNARNALGAAFMNRGVGLMHLDHVKDSPESIETRLAEAVRSLERAVEVLQPLASTQVAAQRNLASTWANLGMLHTRRKNTEAAEVAHRQAVELFRPIAAQTGSPGAFELAARLFNYGQASGEGGHTIEALAAGREAIVLADSVDAADLQAAELALRARHAVCVVLGGLLAAGRVQTQDPDRAARLEEAGDLVEDGLAQLMARSETTVGMMAAGARLYEFGAWLYRTQQPQFLGEFLLEHLGDDPVRTQIAEASVQAARQALVQRNFNDPSHGGMERVLDVLQSLSEVEARVKERKAVV; from the coding sequence ATGGATGATTCGCAGCCCCTAAGTATTGAGCAGGTGCAAGCCGAAGCGCGTGCGATGATCCATGCGTCGTCTGCTGCGTGGATGTCTCAGGACGCGGCCCAGATCACCGCGGCGTTGCAAGCGTGTGAACAGGTGCTGAAAGCCATGCCTCCAGAGAAAACCGTCCCGGAGTCAGGAGCACCGGATCCCACTGATGTATTGGCGACTGAGCGCGCATTGGCGTGGTTGTGGCGCGGGCGTTTTTTAGTGGCGGCGGACAACCCCGATTTAGTGGTGAAGGGCCTGCAAAGTCTCGATCAAGCCATCGCGCGGCTCGTTCTGGCGGGCAATGCCGAGGAGTCGCTGTCCATTGCGTGGATGAATCGCGGGAGCGGGTTGTTCCGGCTGGGCTCGCACGAGGCGCTGGCGGAGGCCGTGCGTTGTTATGAAAAGGCGATCGAGTTGTTGGAGCGCGCACCCGACAACGCACGCAACGCACTCGGTGCGGCGTTCATGAACCGCGGGGTGGGTTTGATGCACCTCGATCACGTGAAGGACTCGCCGGAATCGATCGAGACGCGTCTGGCTGAGGCGGTGCGTTCTCTGGAACGTGCGGTCGAAGTGTTGCAACCGCTGGCGTCCACGCAGGTCGCCGCACAACGCAACCTCGCCTCGACGTGGGCTAATCTCGGCATGTTGCACACACGGCGTAAAAACACCGAAGCTGCGGAGGTCGCACACCGACAGGCCGTGGAATTATTCCGCCCCATCGCCGCGCAGACGGGATCGCCCGGTGCGTTTGAACTCGCGGCGCGTTTGTTTAATTACGGTCAGGCCAGTGGTGAAGGCGGTCATACGATCGAGGCGCTGGCGGCGGGACGCGAAGCCATCGTGCTGGCCGACAGCGTGGATGCGGCGGACCTGCAAGCGGCGGAGCTGGCCTTGCGCGCACGTCACGCGGTGTGTGTGGTGCTCGGCGGGCTGCTGGCGGCCGGACGTGTTCAGACGCAGGACCCGGATCGAGCGGCGCGTCTCGAAGAAGCGGGCGATCTGGTCGAGGACGGACTCGCGCAGTTGATGGCGCGAAGTGAAACCACCGTGGGCATGATGGCGGCGGGTGCACGGCTCTATGAGTTTGGCGCGTGGCTTTATCGCACGCAGCAACCGCAGTTTCTTGGTGAGTTTTTGCTGGAGCATCTCGGCGACGATCCGGTTCGCACGCAGATCGCGGAGGCATCGGTGCAAGCGGCGCGTCAGGCACTCGTGCAGCGCAATTTTAACGACCCGAGCCACGGCGGCATGGAACGCGTGCTGGATGTTTTGCAGTCACTCAGCGAAGTCGAAGCGCGTGTGAAGGAACGCAAGGCCGTCGTCTGA
- a CDS encoding alpha-hydroxy acid oxidase, with protein sequence MQPLLTTIPADVVAVADYEALARERMTPEAWAYISGGGADELTLRWNREAFDRIRLRSRVLGGFTGGGHTRLSLFGRTCEHPILLAPVALHTLVHPDGERATVLGAAATQATMIVSTQAGVALEDVARGAEGAPLWFQLYIQPDRAFTEALVRRAEAAGYEALVVTVDAPVNGMRNREQRAQFRQPPGVEMVNLRGCRPAEMPAAGLCGGLMALAPTWSDLAWLRSLTRLPIILKGIMDAGDVARAIEAGVDGIVVSNHGGRTLDTLPATIEVLPLIVDAVGGRLPVLLDSGVRRGTDVLKAMALGATAVLVGRPYIYGLAAAGAPGVAHVVRILRAELEVAMALTGCATPADIDRSVLWE encoded by the coding sequence ATGCAACCGCTGCTGACAACCATTCCTGCCGATGTCGTGGCGGTGGCTGATTACGAAGCGCTCGCACGTGAGCGGATGACACCCGAAGCCTGGGCGTATATCTCCGGTGGCGGCGCCGATGAACTCACGTTGCGATGGAACCGCGAGGCGTTTGATCGCATCCGTTTGCGGAGTCGCGTGCTGGGCGGATTCACCGGTGGCGGACACACGCGCCTCTCCCTGTTCGGGCGCACCTGCGAGCACCCGATCCTGCTTGCCCCAGTGGCGCTGCACACGCTGGTGCATCCGGACGGCGAACGTGCCACGGTGCTCGGCGCGGCGGCGACCCAGGCGACGATGATCGTAAGCACACAGGCAGGCGTGGCGTTGGAGGACGTGGCGCGCGGCGCCGAGGGCGCGCCGTTGTGGTTTCAACTTTATATCCAACCGGATCGCGCGTTTACCGAGGCCTTGGTGCGGCGGGCCGAAGCGGCCGGTTATGAGGCACTCGTCGTCACGGTGGATGCTCCGGTGAACGGCATGCGCAACCGTGAACAACGTGCGCAATTCCGTCAGCCGCCCGGAGTCGAGATGGTGAACCTGCGCGGCTGCCGCCCGGCGGAAATGCCCGCTGCGGGACTGTGTGGCGGACTCATGGCTCTCGCGCCGACGTGGAGTGATCTCGCCTGGCTGCGCTCGCTCACCCGGTTGCCGATCATTCTAAAAGGCATCATGGATGCCGGCGATGTCGCGCGTGCGATCGAGGCGGGTGTTGATGGTATCGTGGTGTCTAATCACGGCGGTCGCACGCTGGACACGTTACCCGCGACCATCGAGGTGTTGCCGCTCATTGTCGATGCGGTCGGTGGACGGTTGCCGGTGTTGTTGGATAGCGGTGTGCGACGTGGCACCGATGTATTAAAAGCGATGGCCTTGGGCGCGACCGCGGTGCTCGTGGGGCGTCCGTATATTTACGGTCTCGCGGCGGCGGGTGCGCCGGGCGTCGCCCATGTGGTGCGTATTCTGCGCGCCGAGTTGGAAGTGGCGATGGCACTCACCGGTTGCGCGACACCGGCGGATATCGACCGGTCCGTCCTATGGGAGTGA
- a CDS encoding hybrid sensor histidine kinase/response regulator: MKSCGYKSWCVAAAYVVLHVVAHLSAQWFEVSPGISLWYVPGGLALALVTLLGPRYMPLVFAANFVTAWLPTTVAWWMVWFFPLLITLGYGAAGVLVRRHLGGKLLPGTPRETLGFVLVAGLAPLVVAVIGTAVYYVKSSLGQAPFGADFWPSVMSWWIGDTSGILTVVPVIMVFVAPWLAGEKPAVDLRRMNARTITAAVARALVLMGTIAIVVGLPVLRDHDAFYICFLPLIWICVHHGLPGATLATLLIMMVGLVSMRMAETTVGFAHVFLLFELAVSSVGLGLGTMVTRRNEAERKLAAAGAKMDRVISGAQLGLWDLNLVTGAVEINERYADMIGYEAAELFPFRERWPEFIHAEDRLRVENAMMTHLEGRSELFEVEFRLRKKDGHWCWLHSRGSIVKRSASGMPLQVSGTQVDITARRRVQAEVGRLLRIIEATPDLIVTADAQGRVIYMNEALLKVCGQCDREGAGKNLRDLLAGEAATRLLGEAFPAALAAGSWHGEATIVDAAGRSIPTSQVVLAHRDEEDDSFSFSVVMRDLSDQRRAETERRQRDRELLQLQKAESLGVMAGGIAHDFNNLLTSVMGHANLATVELPPGAPALMHLAKIEQAATCAAALCQQMLAYAGRNPVSFSEIDLNQLVDEASGLLGPNIGGKVDVRLDLAKPLSPILAAGTQMQQVVMNLVLNAAEAIGTGNEGRVTVRTGDFELSEAELGRQFPGHMAAAGAYVVLEVEDTGCGMSVETRARIFEPFFTTKFTGQGLGLAAVAGVVKSHRGAIAVRSSPGAGTIFRVAFPSLAKKSAPVIIRYEALPDTWKGTGTILVVDDDHIISEVTAHILRSFGFATLTAGDGREAVEVFGQHSAHLAGVLLDLTMPVMDGFAAHAEMHRINPSVPVILMSGFSEKLEHLPPEAIHPAGVLAKPFNRKQLRERIASVIPQGG; this comes from the coding sequence GTGAAATCCTGCGGCTACAAATCGTGGTGCGTAGCGGCGGCTTATGTCGTGTTGCATGTGGTCGCGCATCTGTCGGCGCAGTGGTTTGAGGTGTCGCCGGGAATTTCGCTCTGGTATGTGCCGGGCGGGCTGGCGCTGGCCTTGGTGACGTTACTTGGGCCGCGTTATATGCCGCTGGTATTTGCGGCAAATTTCGTGACAGCGTGGCTTCCGACGACGGTCGCGTGGTGGATGGTGTGGTTTTTTCCGCTGCTGATCACCTTGGGTTATGGTGCGGCGGGCGTGCTGGTGCGCCGGCATTTGGGCGGAAAACTGCTGCCCGGCACGCCAAGGGAAACGCTGGGCTTTGTGCTCGTGGCCGGCTTGGCTCCGTTGGTCGTCGCGGTGATCGGCACGGCGGTGTATTATGTGAAGTCCAGCTTGGGGCAGGCTCCGTTCGGTGCGGACTTCTGGCCCTCGGTGATGAGTTGGTGGATCGGCGACACGAGCGGTATTCTTACGGTGGTGCCGGTGATCATGGTCTTCGTGGCTCCGTGGCTGGCGGGGGAGAAACCGGCGGTCGATCTGCGGCGGATGAATGCGCGGACGATCACTGCAGCGGTGGCACGTGCGTTGGTGCTCATGGGCACGATCGCGATCGTGGTGGGGTTGCCGGTCCTGCGCGATCATGACGCTTTCTACATTTGTTTTCTACCGCTGATTTGGATCTGCGTGCACCACGGTCTGCCCGGAGCCACGCTGGCCACGCTGCTTATCATGATGGTGGGCTTGGTGAGCATGCGGATGGCGGAGACGACGGTGGGATTTGCCCACGTGTTTCTTTTGTTTGAACTGGCGGTATCGAGCGTGGGGCTCGGGCTGGGCACGATGGTGACGCGGCGCAACGAGGCGGAGCGCAAGCTCGCCGCCGCCGGCGCGAAAATGGACCGGGTTATTTCCGGCGCGCAACTCGGCCTGTGGGATCTGAATCTGGTGACCGGTGCGGTGGAGATCAACGAGCGGTATGCAGACATGATCGGATATGAGGCGGCGGAGCTGTTTCCGTTTCGCGAACGCTGGCCGGAGTTCATTCATGCCGAGGACCGCCTGCGCGTGGAAAACGCGATGATGACGCACCTCGAAGGACGCTCGGAGTTATTTGAGGTGGAGTTTCGCTTGCGCAAAAAAGACGGGCATTGGTGCTGGTTGCATTCGCGCGGTTCGATTGTGAAGCGGAGTGCGTCCGGCATGCCGCTGCAAGTTTCCGGCACGCAAGTCGACATCACCGCCCGCCGTCGCGTGCAGGCCGAAGTGGGGCGCCTGCTCCGCATCATCGAAGCGACGCCCGATCTCATCGTGACCGCGGATGCGCAAGGCCGCGTGATCTACATGAACGAGGCGTTGCTCAAAGTCTGTGGCCAGTGCGACCGGGAGGGTGCGGGCAAAAACCTGCGCGATCTCCTCGCGGGCGAGGCGGCGACGCGTTTACTGGGCGAGGCGTTTCCCGCGGCGCTGGCCGCGGGCAGCTGGCATGGCGAGGCGACGATCGTGGACGCGGCGGGACGTTCGATTCCCACGTCGCAAGTCGTGCTCGCGCATCGTGACGAAGAGGATGATTCGTTCAGCTTTTCCGTGGTCATGCGTGATCTCTCCGATCAGCGGAGGGCGGAAACTGAACGCCGCCAACGCGACCGCGAACTGCTCCAGCTGCAGAAAGCCGAAAGCCTCGGCGTCATGGCTGGCGGCATCGCGCATGATTTCAACAACCTGCTCACCTCGGTGATGGGGCATGCGAATCTCGCTACGGTTGAACTTCCGCCGGGGGCACCGGCCTTGATGCATCTCGCGAAGATCGAGCAAGCGGCCACGTGCGCGGCCGCGCTTTGCCAGCAGATGCTGGCTTATGCGGGACGGAATCCGGTGTCGTTTTCAGAGATTGATCTCAACCAGCTCGTCGACGAGGCGAGCGGGTTGCTCGGTCCGAACATCGGTGGGAAAGTTGACGTGCGTCTCGATCTCGCGAAGCCCTTGTCGCCGATTCTCGCGGCGGGCACGCAGATGCAGCAAGTGGTGATGAACCTCGTGCTCAACGCGGCCGAGGCGATCGGCACGGGCAACGAAGGCCGCGTGACGGTGCGGACGGGTGATTTCGAGTTGAGCGAGGCGGAGCTGGGACGGCAGTTTCCGGGACACATGGCGGCGGCGGGTGCGTATGTCGTGCTCGAAGTGGAAGACACGGGTTGCGGTATGTCGGTCGAGACGCGTGCGCGGATTTTTGAGCCGTTTTTTACCACGAAATTCACGGGTCAAGGCCTGGGCCTCGCGGCTGTAGCCGGTGTGGTGAAGTCGCACCGTGGTGCGATTGCGGTGCGCAGTTCACCCGGCGCAGGGACGATCTTCCGCGTGGCCTTCCCCTCGCTGGCCAAAAAATCGGCACCGGTGATCATCCGTTACGAAGCGTTACCCGATACGTGGAAAGGCACCGGCACGATTCTCGTGGTGGACGACGATCACATCATCAGCGAGGTCACCGCGCATATTCTGCGGAGCTTTGGTTTTGCCACGCTGACGGCGGGCGATGGCCGCGAGGCGGTCGAGGTGTTTGGCCAGCATTCAGCTCATCTGGCCGGTGTGTTACTCGACCTCACCATGCCGGTGATGGACGGGTTCGCGGCGCACGCGGAGATGCATCGAATCAATCCCTCGGTGCCCGTGATTCTGATGAGTGGCTTCTCGGAAAAACTCGAACATCTGCCGCCCGAGGCGATCCATCCGGCGGGCGTGCTGGCCAAGCCTTTTAATCGCAAACAACTCCGCGAACGCATCGCCTCGGTGATCCCGCAAGGCGGTTAG